A region from the Geobacter benzoatilyticus genome encodes:
- the hisG gene encoding ATP phosphoribosyltransferase yields MSNLLNLGIPKGSLENATVDLFRKSGWQISISSRSYFPGVDDDELNCKLIRPQEMGKYVERGTIDAGIAGRDWVRENDSDVVEVCEMVYSKVSRRPARWVLVVTKDSTVQKPEDLHGATISTELVGFTKRYFAERNIPVNVEFSWGATEAKVVDGLCDAIVEVTETGSTIKANGLRIVCDLMESVPVLIANKAAWADPWKRQKIETIATLLKASLAAEGMVGLKMNAPNDKVEAITKILPSLNRPTVAHLYNSDWVSIESILHEKEVRRIVPELLALGAQGIIEYSLNKVL; encoded by the coding sequence ATGAGCAACCTCCTGAACCTCGGCATCCCCAAGGGGAGCCTCGAAAACGCCACTGTAGACCTTTTCAGGAAGTCCGGCTGGCAGATCAGCATCTCCTCCCGCAGCTACTTCCCCGGCGTTGACGACGACGAACTGAACTGCAAGCTGATCCGTCCCCAGGAGATGGGGAAATACGTGGAGCGGGGCACCATCGACGCCGGCATCGCCGGCCGCGACTGGGTGCGGGAAAACGACTCCGACGTGGTGGAAGTCTGCGAGATGGTCTACTCCAAGGTCTCCCGCCGCCCGGCCCGCTGGGTGCTGGTGGTCACCAAGGACTCCACGGTGCAGAAGCCCGAAGACCTCCACGGCGCCACCATCTCAACCGAACTGGTAGGCTTCACCAAGCGCTACTTTGCCGAGCGGAACATCCCGGTGAACGTGGAGTTCTCATGGGGGGCCACCGAGGCCAAGGTGGTGGACGGCCTCTGCGACGCCATCGTTGAGGTGACCGAAACCGGCTCCACCATCAAGGCCAACGGCCTGCGCATCGTCTGCGACCTCATGGAGTCGGTGCCGGTTCTCATCGCAAACAAAGCCGCCTGGGCCGATCCCTGGAAGCGGCAGAAAATCGAGACCATCGCCACGCTCCTCAAGGCGTCCCTGGCCGCCGAAGGGATGGTTGGGCTCAAGATGAACGCCCCCAACGACAAAGTCGAGGCAATCACGAAGATATTGCCGAGCCTCAACCGCCCCACGGTGGCCCATCTCTACAATTCAGACTGGGTCTCCATCGAAAGCATCCTCCACGAGAAGGAAGTGCGGCGGATCGTGCCGGAACTCCTGGCCCTCGGCGCCCAGGGGATCATCGAGTATTCGCTGAACAAGGTGCTGTAA
- a CDS encoding helix-turn-helix domain-containing protein has translation MAKHLSELVKKVDPTVVAAARAKADQEIFELRLAQLRQTVEMSQHDLAVALGISQPSVANLEKRGHEVKISSLKRYVEALGGKLSLDVELADGRHIGINV, from the coding sequence ATGGCAAAGCATCTTTCGGAGTTAGTGAAAAAAGTAGACCCGACTGTAGTCGCAGCAGCGCGAGCTAAAGCGGATCAGGAAATTTTTGAGCTTCGCCTTGCTCAGCTACGTCAAACCGTTGAGATGTCGCAGCATGATCTTGCGGTAGCCCTTGGAATATCGCAACCCTCCGTGGCAAACCTCGAAAAACGTGGTCATGAGGTCAAGATTTCTTCCCTGAAGCGATATGTTGAGGCACTTGGCGGCAAACTGTCTCTGGATGTCGAACTGGCGGACGGTCGTCACATCGGCATAAACGTCTAG
- the hisI gene encoding phosphoribosyl-AMP cyclohydrolase, with amino-acid sequence MIQIDFQKMGGLIPAIIQDHESGEVLMVAFMDEKTLNLTLESGKTWFFSRTRNKYWMKGEESGNTQEVIEVLTDCDADSVVIKVKQNGPAACHTGNRSCFYVRWEDGQWVEHSNPLFDPKEVYKK; translated from the coding sequence ATGATCCAGATCGATTTTCAGAAAATGGGTGGGCTCATTCCCGCCATCATCCAGGACCACGAATCCGGCGAGGTTCTCATGGTGGCGTTCATGGACGAAAAAACCCTTAACCTGACCCTCGAGTCGGGCAAAACCTGGTTCTTCAGCCGCACCCGCAACAAGTACTGGATGAAGGGTGAGGAGTCGGGGAACACCCAGGAGGTTATCGAGGTTCTCACCGACTGCGACGCCGACTCGGTAGTCATCAAGGTTAAGCAGAACGGCCCGGCCGCCTGCCACACCGGCAACCGGAGCTGCTTCTACGTGCGGTGGGAGGACGGCCAGTGGGTCGAGCACTCAAACCCCCTCTTCGATCCGAAGGAGGTCTACAAGAAATGA
- a CDS encoding adenylate cyclase: protein MAKTIDEILQKYYDEADEGMVQKAPSTLNRGEGTEKEYFIYKIDLVGSTIFTWSRSHQTYLKMAHTFLSAVDEITRRYGADDNQVEYAGDSVIAYFPKSVGAINVLAAAYVCRDATLRMKSLDATLKKFPYFTKTVVHFGKLIMAKIGPHGDSMVSAIGPELHKACKMEKNVSAGEGRASKEFMGQLEGRQKILLKGNYKETQVLKQPETNPISRGLLAEAFSKYIDPSPLLSITPNNLSPFAIQKGISTPLNLLSALAPPVQPSNHTLQYETKRELIDYSIRWDMIPKYFEMSRK from the coding sequence ATGGCTAAGACGATCGACGAAATACTCCAGAAGTACTATGACGAAGCCGATGAAGGAATGGTACAGAAAGCTCCTTCAACTCTGAATCGAGGTGAAGGAACAGAGAAAGAGTACTTCATTTATAAAATTGATCTGGTTGGCTCAACAATTTTTACTTGGTCGAGATCTCATCAGACATACTTGAAAATGGCACACACTTTTCTCTCCGCAGTCGATGAAATTACCCGCCGATATGGAGCTGACGACAACCAAGTGGAGTATGCTGGTGATAGTGTAATTGCATATTTTCCTAAATCTGTAGGTGCAATAAATGTACTTGCAGCCGCTTATGTTTGCCGGGATGCAACACTTCGTATGAAATCACTTGATGCTACTTTGAAAAAGTTTCCATATTTCACTAAAACGGTAGTCCACTTCGGGAAACTAATTATGGCAAAGATAGGGCCTCACGGGGATTCCATGGTGAGCGCGATCGGACCAGAGTTGCACAAAGCCTGTAAGATGGAAAAAAATGTGTCCGCAGGTGAAGGTCGGGCATCCAAGGAATTTATGGGACAACTGGAAGGCAGGCAAAAGATCTTATTGAAAGGGAATTATAAGGAAACACAAGTCCTGAAACAACCGGAAACAAATCCCATTTCCAGAGGACTACTAGCTGAAGCTTTCAGTAAATATATAGATCCAAGCCCCCTTTTGAGTATCACGCCGAATAATTTGTCTCCTTTTGCGATACAGAAAGGTATATCTACGCCTTTAAATTTACTAAGTGCGCTGGCACCTCCTGTGCAGCCTAGCAATCATACGCTGCAATATGAAACGAAGCGTGAGCTGATTGATTACTCAATCAGATGGGATATGATTCCGAAATATTTTGAAATGAGTAGAAAATAG
- the recC gene encoding exodeoxyribonuclease V subunit gamma: MPLTLYSSNRMEHLVAQLGEVLRRPLADPLAPEVIVVQSKGMQRWLAMELAKVMGVWANGDYPFPNAFVWDLFRKALPELPAASPFDPAVLSWRIMGLLPGFLDQPAFAPLAGYLAGGQRELKLYQLAGKIADTFDQYTIFRPDMIARWEKGGENHWQAVLWRELAGEGKGLHREAVRSEFFRCLGRGEVDKTLLPERITVFGISYLPQFHLDVFRRIADATEVNLFIMGPCREYWADILPERIIARLSPEEREVRIEGNPLLASLGLLGKEFSDTLVELGAMSGADTDLYGDAPDTTILGMVQNDILRLEGSSGDQRPVDGADRSILITSCHSPMREVEVLHDTLLNLFASSDGLTPRDILVMTPDIETYAPYISAVFDGCRDPRLKIPYSIADRSIRREGGLAETFLAILDLPGRRFPVTAVTEILASPPVHARFGLDAGDLELIRTWLEETRIRWGMDEEERRRAGFPPYREHSWRAGLDRLLLGYAMPEEDCRMVEGILPFDAMEGEGPAVLGRFTGFVEGLHALVDELDRPRTLTEWVRLCRRILDDFFAPGEEGAFDLAALNGILTELETVRDEAGFGGAVELPVIRAWLRGRLDREVRGLGFMTGGVTFCAMLPMRSIPFAVIALLGMNDGAFPRQNRPPGFDLIARDRRRGDRSLRDEDRYLFLEALLSARRHFIISYTGQSIRDNSALPPSVLVDEFLDYLGRRFTDGSPEFPASLVTKHRLQPFSPAYFTGDGTLFSYSEENRRAVAQRLKGAVPVPSFMTAPLPEPPEELLTVSLAGLLSFFDNPARYFVRTRLGIRLDELPPPLDDREPFAVDSLDAYRLREEMLDLALAGREPRETFAVARARGILPPAHQGELLFRGLGDGVEELAAQIRALTGGRAPLEPLTLDLSLGSYRITGTLGDIWPEALVRHKGAKCSGRDQVRLWIEHLLLNLLAREGYPAAAILVATDTTLSFGPVEEPLGHLAALLDLYGQGLREPLRFFPRTAAAYAKKGELAAARTAWGGEFFPEGDDPYYRLCFGAVDPLDGEFERIAKTVFGPLAEHKQGKGE, from the coding sequence ATGCCCTTGACTTTATACTCCAGCAACCGGATGGAGCACCTCGTCGCCCAGCTCGGCGAGGTTTTGCGGCGTCCCCTGGCCGACCCCCTGGCGCCGGAGGTGATCGTGGTCCAGAGCAAGGGGATGCAGCGCTGGCTGGCCATGGAGCTGGCAAAGGTGATGGGCGTATGGGCCAACGGTGACTATCCGTTCCCTAATGCCTTTGTCTGGGACCTGTTCCGGAAGGCCCTTCCGGAGCTTCCCGCCGCATCTCCCTTCGACCCGGCGGTGCTGTCGTGGCGGATCATGGGGCTGCTCCCCGGTTTCCTGGACCAACCGGCCTTCGCTCCCCTGGCGGGATACCTGGCCGGGGGGCAGCGTGAACTGAAGCTCTACCAGCTTGCCGGCAAGATTGCCGATACCTTCGACCAGTACACCATCTTCCGCCCCGACATGATCGCCCGCTGGGAAAAGGGGGGCGAGAACCACTGGCAGGCCGTTCTCTGGCGGGAACTGGCGGGGGAGGGGAAGGGGCTCCACCGGGAGGCGGTGCGGAGCGAGTTCTTCCGGTGCCTGGGCCGGGGAGAGGTGGACAAGACCTTATTGCCGGAACGGATCACCGTCTTCGGCATTTCGTATCTCCCCCAGTTCCACCTGGACGTCTTCCGGCGCATCGCCGATGCCACCGAGGTGAACCTCTTCATCATGGGTCCCTGCCGGGAGTATTGGGCCGACATCCTCCCGGAGCGGATCATTGCCCGGCTCTCTCCGGAGGAGCGGGAGGTGCGGATCGAGGGGAACCCGCTCCTGGCCTCCCTGGGGCTCCTGGGGAAGGAGTTCTCGGACACCCTCGTAGAGTTGGGGGCCATGTCCGGCGCCGACACCGACCTCTACGGCGACGCCCCCGACACGACTATCCTCGGCATGGTGCAGAACGATATCCTCCGCCTGGAGGGGAGCAGCGGCGACCAGCGCCCCGTGGACGGGGCGGACCGTTCCATCCTGATTACCTCCTGCCACAGCCCCATGCGTGAGGTGGAGGTGCTCCACGACACCCTCCTGAACCTCTTTGCATCGTCGGACGGCCTCACCCCCCGCGACATCCTCGTCATGACGCCGGACATCGAGACCTACGCCCCCTACATCTCCGCCGTGTTCGACGGGTGCCGGGACCCGCGGCTGAAGATTCCCTACTCCATTGCCGACCGGAGCATCCGAAGGGAAGGGGGGCTGGCGGAAACCTTCCTGGCGATCCTCGACCTTCCCGGCAGGCGGTTCCCGGTGACCGCGGTCACGGAGATCCTGGCATCCCCGCCGGTTCACGCCCGGTTCGGCCTTGACGCCGGCGACCTGGAACTTATCCGCACCTGGCTGGAGGAGACCCGCATCCGGTGGGGGATGGACGAGGAGGAGCGGCGCCGGGCCGGATTCCCCCCCTACCGGGAGCACAGTTGGCGGGCCGGCCTCGACCGGCTCCTCCTGGGGTACGCCATGCCCGAGGAGGATTGCCGGATGGTGGAGGGAATCCTCCCCTTCGACGCCATGGAAGGGGAGGGGCCTGCGGTTCTCGGCCGCTTCACCGGTTTCGTGGAGGGACTCCATGCCCTGGTGGACGAACTGGACCGGCCACGCACCCTGACGGAGTGGGTGAGGCTCTGCCGGCGGATTCTCGATGACTTCTTCGCTCCCGGAGAGGAGGGGGCCTTCGACCTGGCCGCCCTGAACGGCATCCTCACCGAGCTTGAGACGGTGCGGGACGAAGCGGGGTTCGGGGGCGCGGTGGAACTGCCGGTGATCCGCGCCTGGCTCCGGGGGAGGCTCGACCGGGAGGTGCGGGGGCTCGGCTTCATGACCGGTGGGGTCACCTTCTGCGCCATGCTCCCCATGCGGAGCATCCCCTTCGCGGTCATCGCGCTCCTGGGGATGAACGACGGGGCCTTCCCACGCCAAAACCGCCCCCCAGGCTTCGACCTCATCGCCCGGGACCGGCGGCGGGGGGACCGCTCCCTGCGGGACGAGGACCGCTACCTCTTCCTGGAGGCCCTCCTGTCGGCCCGGCGGCATTTCATCATCAGCTACACGGGGCAGAGCATCCGGGACAACAGCGCGCTCCCCCCCTCGGTCCTCGTGGACGAGTTTCTCGACTATCTGGGGCGCCGCTTCACGGACGGCTCCCCGGAGTTCCCGGCGTCCCTCGTGACGAAACACCGGCTACAGCCCTTCAGCCCGGCCTACTTCACCGGCGACGGCACGCTCTTCAGCTATTCGGAGGAGAACCGCCGTGCCGTGGCCCAGCGCCTGAAGGGTGCCGTGCCGGTGCCGTCCTTCATGACGGCACCCCTGCCGGAGCCACCGGAGGAGCTGCTGACGGTCTCCCTCGCCGGCCTTCTCTCCTTTTTCGATAATCCGGCCCGGTATTTCGTGCGGACCCGGCTCGGCATCCGGCTCGATGAGCTTCCGCCCCCCCTGGACGACCGGGAGCCCTTTGCGGTGGACTCCCTTGACGCCTACCGGCTCAGGGAAGAGATGCTGGACCTGGCCCTGGCGGGGCGGGAACCGCGGGAAACCTTTGCCGTGGCCCGGGCCCGGGGGATACTGCCGCCGGCCCACCAGGGGGAGCTTCTGTTCCGGGGCCTTGGCGACGGGGTGGAGGAACTGGCTGCACAAATCAGGGCGCTGACCGGGGGAAGGGCGCCGCTGGAGCCCCTTACCCTTGACCTGTCCCTGGGGTCGTACCGGATCACCGGCACGTTGGGGGATATCTGGCCCGAGGCGCTTGTGCGCCACAAGGGGGCAAAATGTTCGGGGCGCGATCAGGTACGTCTCTGGATCGAGCACCTGCTGCTGAATCTTCTTGCCCGGGAGGGGTACCCGGCTGCCGCCATCCTCGTTGCCACCGACACCACCCTGAGTTTCGGGCCGGTGGAGGAACCCCTCGGCCACCTCGCAGCGCTCCTCGACCTTTATGGCCAGGGGCTCCGGGAGCCGCTCCGGTTTTTTCCCCGCACGGCGGCTGCCTATGCAAAAAAGGGAGAACTTGCCGCCGCCCGCACCGCCTGGGGAGGGGAGTTCTTTCCCGAGGGGGACGATCCCTATTACCGGCTCTGCTTCGGCGCTGTCGATCCCCTGGATGGGGAATTCGAGCGGATCGCAAAGACGGTTTTCGGACCCCTGGCCGAGCACAAGCAGGGTAAGGGGGAGTAG
- the recB gene encoding exodeoxyribonuclease V subunit beta, which translates to METYNNLTIDLSGRNLIEASAGTGKTYAIACLYLRLVVERGLKPEEILVVTFTEAATKELRSRIRERLREARDVFAGGATTDEFLLSMADPGRPEWPGTEEALRRLDLALRTFDCAAISTIHGFCFRALQENAFESGSLYDTEFLADQNPLIQEIVDDFWRRTFFGAEAPLLPQALRLKWSSEGLARFLRGKLGNPELLVVPLYGDDEVTALVRECEALYDELARLWEAKRGEIEEIISTHKGLSRAQKTYHRDLVPGLLEGMTDYLASGNPWDLCPGFEKFTTAFILGQALKKNEPPEHHFFDRCDRMFRLVEMRYQALRGGLYTFARERLSVLKAERAVRSYDDLLTDLYRALQGPTGADLAERLRSRYRAALIDEFQDTDPVQYRIFREIYRDAATPLFLIGDPKQAIYSFRGADIFAYLEARDDVPATARFTMGQNWRSTPSMVEGVNTLFRQKRETPFVVEAIGYPEVTAAKREEPLVLEGRDPAPLQLWFMARTPEDGAGISMGPARERIVTAVGAEIAGLLADGREGRATIDGRGVVSEDIAVIVRSHKEAALVQEGLRGLGIPSVVQSAMSLFATDEAREICRILEAVAEPSNETRVRAALATTILGVSGNDIARLLEDEQGWEERLEAFREYHELWQGRGFMTIFRTLLAREGVRERLLPLADGERRLTNVLHCGEVIHGAAVERSLGVDPLCAWFGERVNSPPPDEEYQIRLESDEKAVRIVTVHVSKGLEYPIVFCPFTWGGVRDDGDTAVCHDGYRMVADFGSHEYGTRRLKARNEALAENVRLLYVALTRARHRCYLVWGKFRYAETSALAYLLHHPGDSREGDITVAVGEVMKGITDEALLERLDGLKHEGGGAIAVTVDPAPEAPRFRSGTGGSATPVCPPFGREIESDWRVASFTSFAARHRPEEELPDRDQPAAVTAESAEIAEEVLPAEGTIFAFPRGSRAGIVLHAVFENLDFADAADAKVENLAAQELARHGFGDEWRGAVCAMVRNVLDAPMGKGDSAFRLADLAPKSWRAEMEFFFPLRFVGSEQVAAVLRRWGALPEGATLAEVAARLDFAPVQGMVRGFMDMVFQHSGKYYLIDWKSNHLGNRVDDYGRESLGREMERKLYPLQYLLYTVALNLHLAQRVPGYRYETHFGGALYVFLRGVDPERPDYGIYRDVPPKGLIDELTSCLVALKEHHDGL; encoded by the coding sequence ATGGAAACCTACAACAACCTCACAATTGACCTTTCGGGGCGCAACCTCATCGAGGCCAGCGCCGGAACCGGCAAGACCTACGCCATCGCCTGCCTCTATCTCCGCCTTGTCGTGGAAAGGGGGCTCAAGCCCGAGGAAATCCTCGTGGTTACCTTCACGGAGGCGGCTACCAAGGAACTTCGCTCCCGGATCCGGGAGCGGTTGCGGGAGGCCCGCGACGTCTTTGCCGGGGGAGCGACCACCGATGAGTTCCTGCTGAGCATGGCCGACCCCGGCCGCCCGGAATGGCCGGGAACGGAAGAGGCCCTCCGGCGCCTCGACCTGGCGCTTCGGACCTTCGACTGCGCCGCCATCTCCACCATCCACGGCTTCTGCTTCCGGGCCCTGCAGGAAAACGCCTTCGAGAGCGGCTCCCTCTACGACACGGAATTTCTGGCCGACCAGAACCCCCTCATCCAGGAGATCGTGGACGACTTCTGGCGCCGTACCTTCTTCGGCGCCGAGGCGCCGCTCCTGCCCCAGGCGCTGCGGCTCAAGTGGTCCTCCGAAGGGCTTGCCCGCTTCCTGCGGGGGAAGCTGGGCAATCCGGAACTGCTGGTGGTCCCCCTCTACGGCGATGACGAGGTGACGGCCCTTGTCCGGGAGTGCGAGGCCCTCTACGACGAGCTGGCCCGCCTGTGGGAGGCGAAGCGGGGGGAGATCGAGGAGATTATCTCCACCCACAAGGGATTGAGCCGTGCTCAGAAAACCTATCACCGAGATCTGGTTCCCGGCCTTTTGGAGGGGATGACGGATTACTTGGCTTCCGGGAATCCGTGGGATCTCTGTCCTGGATTCGAGAAGTTCACCACTGCCTTTATCCTGGGCCAGGCCCTGAAAAAAAACGAGCCGCCGGAACACCATTTTTTCGACCGGTGCGACCGGATGTTCCGGCTCGTGGAGATGCGCTATCAGGCCCTCCGGGGGGGGCTCTACACCTTCGCCAGGGAGCGGCTCTCTGTCCTCAAGGCCGAACGTGCCGTCCGCTCCTACGACGACCTCCTGACGGACCTCTACCGGGCGCTCCAGGGGCCCACCGGTGCCGACCTTGCCGAGCGTCTCCGCAGCCGCTACCGGGCGGCCCTCATCGACGAGTTCCAGGACACCGACCCGGTCCAGTACCGGATCTTCAGGGAGATTTACCGGGACGCGGCCACTCCTCTCTTCCTCATCGGCGACCCGAAGCAGGCCATCTACAGCTTCCGGGGGGCCGATATCTTCGCCTACCTGGAGGCCCGGGACGACGTCCCCGCGACAGCCCGCTTCACCATGGGGCAAAACTGGCGGTCAACTCCATCCATGGTGGAGGGGGTGAACACCCTGTTCCGGCAGAAGCGGGAGACCCCCTTCGTGGTGGAGGCCATCGGCTACCCAGAGGTGACGGCGGCCAAACGGGAGGAACCCCTCGTCCTCGAAGGGCGCGACCCGGCCCCCCTCCAGCTCTGGTTCATGGCGCGGACCCCCGAGGACGGCGCCGGCATCTCCATGGGGCCGGCCCGGGAAAGGATCGTGACAGCGGTGGGGGCCGAGATCGCCGGGCTCCTGGCCGACGGCCGGGAGGGGCGGGCGACCATCGACGGCAGGGGGGTGGTGTCCGAGGATATCGCCGTCATTGTCCGGAGCCACAAGGAGGCTGCCCTTGTCCAGGAAGGGCTGCGGGGGCTCGGCATCCCGTCGGTGGTCCAGAGCGCCATGAGCCTCTTTGCCACGGACGAGGCCCGGGAAATCTGCCGGATACTGGAGGCGGTCGCCGAACCATCCAACGAGACCAGGGTGCGGGCTGCCCTCGCCACAACCATCCTCGGCGTGTCGGGCAACGACATCGCCCGCCTCCTGGAGGACGAGCAGGGATGGGAGGAGCGCCTTGAAGCGTTCCGGGAGTACCACGAACTCTGGCAGGGACGGGGCTTCATGACCATATTCCGAACCCTTCTGGCCCGGGAGGGGGTGCGGGAGCGGCTCCTTCCCCTCGCGGACGGGGAGCGGCGGCTCACCAACGTCCTCCACTGCGGCGAGGTGATCCACGGTGCCGCCGTGGAGAGGAGCCTCGGCGTGGACCCCCTTTGCGCCTGGTTCGGCGAGCGGGTGAATTCGCCCCCTCCCGACGAGGAGTACCAGATCAGGCTCGAATCGGACGAAAAGGCGGTGCGGATCGTGACCGTGCACGTGAGCAAGGGGCTCGAATACCCCATCGTCTTTTGCCCCTTCACCTGGGGAGGCGTCAGGGATGACGGCGACACGGCCGTCTGCCATGACGGCTACCGTATGGTGGCCGATTTCGGCTCCCATGAGTACGGAACGCGCCGCCTGAAGGCGCGCAACGAGGCCCTGGCCGAAAACGTCCGGCTCCTCTATGTGGCTCTTACCCGGGCCAGGCACCGCTGCTACCTGGTCTGGGGGAAGTTCCGCTACGCGGAGACATCGGCCCTGGCCTATCTCCTCCACCATCCCGGCGACAGCCGTGAAGGCGACATTACGGTGGCAGTCGGCGAGGTGATGAAGGGTATCACCGACGAGGCGCTCCTGGAGCGTCTTGACGGCCTGAAGCATGAGGGGGGAGGGGCCATTGCCGTCACCGTGGACCCTGCGCCCGAAGCCCCACGCTTCCGGTCCGGAACGGGGGGCTCGGCAACTCCCGTCTGCCCCCCCTTCGGCAGAGAGATCGAGAGCGACTGGCGGGTGGCGAGCTTCACCTCCTTTGCGGCCCGTCATCGTCCCGAGGAGGAACTTCCCGACCGGGACCAGCCCGCCGCCGTCACTGCCGAGTCCGCAGAGATCGCCGAGGAGGTCCTGCCGGCAGAGGGAACCATCTTCGCCTTCCCCAGGGGATCCCGGGCGGGGATCGTCCTCCATGCCGTTTTCGAGAACCTCGATTTTGCCGATGCCGCTGATGCCAAAGTGGAAAACCTTGCGGCCCAGGAACTGGCGCGCCACGGTTTCGGCGATGAGTGGCGCGGGGCGGTGTGTGCCATGGTTCGCAACGTCCTGGATGCCCCCATGGGCAAAGGGGATAGTGCTTTCCGGTTGGCCGACTTGGCGCCGAAGAGCTGGCGTGCGGAGATGGAATTCTTCTTCCCGCTCCGGTTCGTGGGCTCCGAACAGGTGGCGGCGGTGCTGCGCAGATGGGGTGCTCTTCCCGAAGGTGCCACTCTTGCTGAAGTGGCCGCCCGGCTTGATTTCGCTCCAGTGCAGGGGATGGTGCGCGGCTTCATGGATATGGTGTTCCAGCATAGTGGGAAATACTATTTGATCGACTGGAAGTCGAACCATCTCGGCAACCGGGTCGACGATTACGGCCGCGAGAGCCTGGGCCGGGAGATGGAGCGCAAGCTCTATCCGCTCCAGTACCTACTCTACACGGTGGCCCTCAACCTCCACCTGGCGCAGCGGGTTCCCGGATACCGGTACGAAACCCACTTTGGCGGTGCCCTGTATGTCTTTCTCCGGGGGGTGGACCCCGAGCGTCCCGACTACGGCATCTATCGTGATGTCCCCCCCAAGGGGCTCATCGATGAGCTGACCTCCTGCCTCGTGGCACTGAAGGAGCACCATGATGGCCTCTGA
- the vapB gene encoding type II toxin-antitoxin system antitoxin VapB, with protein MKTAKIFQNGQSQAVRLPKEFRFEDCEVFIKKSGNVVQLIPRTDSWNSLFGSLKKFSRDFMSERIQPELDKRESF; from the coding sequence ATGAAAACGGCAAAGATATTCCAAAATGGACAAAGTCAGGCAGTCAGGCTGCCAAAAGAATTTCGTTTCGAAGACTGCGAGGTATTCATCAAGAAAAGCGGCAACGTCGTCCAGTTAATCCCGCGTACTGATTCGTGGAATTCCCTCTTCGGCAGCCTCAAGAAATTCTCCCGCGATTTCATGTCCGAACGCATACAACCTGAACTGGACAAGCGGGAAAGTTTCTGA
- a CDS encoding type II toxin-antitoxin system RelE/ParE family toxin: MAWKVVTVEYFDDWFLNLNALEQQDVLAAIFVLEQYGPTLGRPHVDSLKGTDKVKNLKELRVQHKGKPYRVFFAFDPLRQAVMLCGGDKTGNKQFYEIMVPIAEREFLNYLQELE; encoded by the coding sequence ATGGCGTGGAAAGTTGTAACAGTTGAATACTTCGATGATTGGTTTCTGAACTTGAATGCTTTGGAACAACAAGATGTGTTGGCCGCCATATTCGTTCTTGAACAATACGGCCCGACGTTGGGCAGACCACATGTTGACAGTCTCAAAGGCACTGACAAGGTAAAGAACCTAAAAGAACTCCGCGTGCAACACAAAGGTAAACCGTACCGTGTTTTTTTCGCCTTTGACCCTCTCCGCCAAGCAGTGATGCTCTGCGGCGGAGACAAAACCGGAAACAAGCAATTCTACGAAATCATGGTCCCTATTGCAGAGCGCGAGTTTCTGAACTATCTGCAAGAACTGGAGTGA
- the vapC gene encoding type II toxin-antitoxin system tRNA(fMet)-specific endonuclease VapC: MKLLLDTNICIYIIKQQPATVLNHFLEYQIGDIGISSITLSELRYGVAKSAHREKNAKALDEFVIPLEVVSYDESAAHAYGNIRATLEKAGTPIGSMDMLIAAHAVSLGIPLITNNTREFQRVPSLKIIDWTV; encoded by the coding sequence ATGAAACTGCTGCTCGACACCAATATCTGCATTTACATCATAAAGCAGCAGCCAGCCACCGTACTTAACCATTTTCTGGAGTACCAGATCGGCGACATTGGCATTTCCTCTATAACTCTCTCAGAATTGCGCTACGGGGTTGCCAAGAGTGCACATAGAGAGAAAAACGCCAAGGCCCTGGATGAGTTCGTCATTCCTTTAGAGGTAGTTTCATATGATGAATCGGCGGCTCACGCCTATGGCAATATTCGAGCAACTCTTGAAAAAGCCGGCACGCCCATTGGCTCCATGGACATGTTGATTGCCGCTCACGCTGTATCGTTAGGAATCCCGTTGATCACTAATAACACTCGTGAATTTCAACGAGTACCTTCCCTCAAGATAATTGATTGGACAGTTTAA